GCGGGCCGTCCGCGTGGCGTGGGGGGCATCTCGGGGATCCTACCCATGGACGTAATGATACTGCTTCGTATCATTTATTCCATGACCACGACACACACCTCCCCCGCCCCCACCACCGCCCTCACCGACACGGCGCTGCGCCGCCTCGCCCGCTTCGAGCGGGCGCTCGGCGTCACCGGCATCCTCTTCATCGGCGCGATGTTCGGCTTCTTCTACGCCTGGGTCTGCTCCACCATGTGGGGCCTGGACGCCGCCGACCCGCAGGTCGCGATCGCCGCCATGCAGGCGATGAACGCGTCCGTCCGCAACTGGGCGTTCTTCCCCGGCTTCTTCCTCACCCCGGTCATGCTGGGCGCGTGGGCCGTCGTCGCGCTCCTGGCGCGACGTCGCGGCACCGCCGCGCTGGCCGGCCTCGCCGCGCTGGTCTACCTGGGCGGCTGCCTGATCTTCACCAACACGTTCAACCTGCCGCTGAACGACGCCCTGGCGGCGGTCGTCATCCCGCAGGACGCCGCGCAGGCCGCGCAGGTCTGGGCCGACTACTCCGGGCCCTGGCAGCTCCGCAACATCGCCCGCACCGTGTTCAGCGGGCTGTCCCTGGCGCTGGCGGCCGCGGCGCTGGCCCTCCCCCGGCGCACAGCCGCCTGATCGGCCCCGCCCGCCCGTCGGACCGCGTCAGCGGCCGGCGGGCGGTGGCGCGTCCGCGTGCTTGATGGAGGAGGCGACCCGGTCCCACCACTGGGCCTCGAGTTCGCTGCGGTTGGCGTTGCCGACCCCCTCGATCTCGGTGCTGCCGGACAGCACCCTGCCGTCGGCGTCCACGACGCGGTAGCCGATGTCGCCCGGCATCACCCAGCCGAGCCGGGCCCGCGCCTGCGCCTTGACGTAGGCGGGGTCGTCCCAGCGGGCCAGTTCGCCCTTGAGTTCGGCGACGCGCGCGGTCCGCTCCTCGATCTGCGCCTGCGCGGTGGCCAGGTCGCCCGACTGGAGGTACCAGACCCGCAACGAGTTCGCGAACGAGAACGCCACCACGGCGACGACGACCAGCGTGATGATGGCGCGCGCGGTGATGTCGATGCGGGGTTTGCGCGGCGCGGGGCGCCCGGAGGCGGCGCCCTTCGTCGCGGCGCCCTTCGTCGAGGCGGCCAGGGGCGCGGCGACGGGCGACGCCCCGGACGTGGTCCGGGTGCGCTTCGTCGACCGTCCGCGGCCGGACGGCTGCCGATTCAGCCGGTTGTCTCGCACGACGAGGGCCTCTCGCATGGGGAAGTGTGCGGCACCAGCGTAGGCGCTGGACGCCGCACCTCGAAGCCCGACACACCCGGACGCCGTTGTGGAGGCCCCCAGGGACGCGGAACGGCCGGGCCCCGAAGGACCCGGCCGTCAGAACCGCAGGAGCGGAAACTCAGCCCTTGAACCGCGGGAACGCGGAGCGACCCGCGTAGGTGGCGGCGTCATCGAGGGTCTCCTCGATGCGGATGAGCTGGTTGTACTTCGCGACGCGCTCGGAACGGGCCGGGGCGCCGGTCTTGATCTGGCCGCAGTTGGTGGCGACGGCCAGGTCGGCGATGGTGACGTCCTCGGTCTCGCCGGAACGGTGCGACATCATGCACTTGTAGCCGTTGGTCTGCGCCAGGGTGACGGCGTCCAGCGTCTCGGTCAGGGTGCCGATCTGGTTCACCTTCACCAGCAGCGCGTTGGCGGTGCCGGTCTCGATGCCCTTGGCCAGGCGCTCGGGGTTGGTGACGAACAGGTCGTCGCCGACGAGCTGGACCTTGTCGCCGAGGGCCTCGGTGATCTTCTTCCAGCCGTCCCAGTCGTCCTCGTTGAGGGGATCCTCGATCGAGACCATCGGGTACTTCTCGACCAGGCCGACGTAGTACTCGATCATCTCCTCGGACGTCTTCTGGGCGCCCTCGAAGGTGTAGGTGCCGTCGGAGTAGAACTCGGAGGCGGCCACGTCGAGGGCCAGCGCGATGTCGACGCCCGGCTCGAGCCCGGCGGCCTTGATGGCCTCCAGGATCAGGTCGAGGGCGGCGGCGTTGGACTCGAGGTTCGGCGCGAAGCCGCCCTCGTCGCCGAGCCCGGTGGACAGGCCGCGGTCCTTGAGGACCTTCTTCAGCGCGTGGTAGACGGACGCGCCCTGCTCGACGGCGTCGGCGAAGGTCTCGGCGCCGATCGGGGCGATCATGAACTCCTGGATGTCGACGTTGGAGTCGGCGTGCGACCCACCGTTGAGGATGTTCATCATCGGGACGGGGAGGACGTGCGCGTTCGGGCCGCCCACGTAGCGGAACAGCGGCAGGCCGGCCGACTCGGCGGCGGCCTGCGCCACGGCCAGGGAGACGCCCAGCATGGCGTTGGCGCCCAGCTTGCCCTTGTTGTCGGTGCCGTCGAGCTCGATCATGACGGCGTCGATCTCACGCTGGTCGGTGGCGTCGAAGCCGATGATCTCCTCGGCGATGGCCTCGTTGACGTTCTCGACGGCCTTCAGCACGCCCTTGCCGCCGTAACGGGCCTTGTCGCCGTCACGCAGCTCGACAGCCTCGAAGGCGCCGGTGGACGCACCGGACGGAACCGCCGCGCGGCCCAGCGAATCATCGTCGAGGAGGACTTCGACCTCGACGGTCGGGTTTCCGCGGGAATCCAGGATCTCGCGGGCGGTAACGACATCGATAAGTGCCACGGTGGCATACCTTTCGTCGGTGAGTGATTGCACCCCAAGGGTATCGCCGCCGGGCCCCGGTTGGTGACGTCCGGCCGGATCGCGCTCCCCACGGGGCGGACGCCCCTGGT
Above is a window of Propioniciclava coleopterorum DNA encoding:
- a CDS encoding DUF1772 domain-containing protein, translating into MTTTHTSPAPTTALTDTALRRLARFERALGVTGILFIGAMFGFFYAWVCSTMWGLDAADPQVAIAAMQAMNASVRNWAFFPGFFLTPVMLGAWAVVALLARRRGTAALAGLAALVYLGGCLIFTNTFNLPLNDALAAVVIPQDAAQAAQVWADYSGPWQLRNIARTVFSGLSLALAAAALALPRRTAA
- a CDS encoding FtsB family cell division protein gives rise to the protein MREALVVRDNRLNRQPSGRGRSTKRTRTTSGASPVAAPLAASTKGAATKGAASGRPAPRKPRIDITARAIITLVVVAVVAFSFANSLRVWYLQSGDLATAQAQIEERTARVAELKGELARWDDPAYVKAQARARLGWVMPGDIGYRVVDADGRVLSGSTEIEGVGNANRSELEAQWWDRVASSIKHADAPPPAGR
- the eno gene encoding phosphopyruvate hydratase, with product MALIDVVTAREILDSRGNPTVEVEVLLDDDSLGRAAVPSGASTGAFEAVELRDGDKARYGGKGVLKAVENVNEAIAEEIIGFDATDQREIDAVMIELDGTDNKGKLGANAMLGVSLAVAQAAAESAGLPLFRYVGGPNAHVLPVPMMNILNGGSHADSNVDIQEFMIAPIGAETFADAVEQGASVYHALKKVLKDRGLSTGLGDEGGFAPNLESNAAALDLILEAIKAAGLEPGVDIALALDVAASEFYSDGTYTFEGAQKTSEEMIEYYVGLVEKYPMVSIEDPLNEDDWDGWKKITEALGDKVQLVGDDLFVTNPERLAKGIETGTANALLVKVNQIGTLTETLDAVTLAQTNGYKCMMSHRSGETEDVTIADLAVATNCGQIKTGAPARSERVAKYNQLIRIEETLDDAATYAGRSAFPRFKG